Within the Nocardioides aurantiacus genome, the region GGCGACCAGGTAGCCGACGCGGAACCCGGCCAGCCCGTAGGCCTTGGCGAAGGTGCGCATGACCGCGACGTTGGCGTGCTCGGCGGCCAGCGCGAGCGCGTCCACGGGGTCCTCGTCGCGGACGAACTCCCGGTAGGCCTCGTCGACGACGACCAGCACCTGCGGGGGCACCTGGGCCACGAAGTCGCGCAGCTCGGCGTCGCTGACGGCCGTGCCGGTCGGGTTGTTGGGCGTGCAGACGACCACCACGCGGGTGCGGTCGGTGACCGCCGCCGCCATCGCCGCCAGGTCGTGGCGACCGGTCGCGGTGACGGGGACCCGGACGGAGGTGGCGCCGTTGGCCGACACCGCGATCGGGTAGGCCTCAAAGGACCGCCAGGCGTAGACGACCTCGTCGCCGGGCTCGCAGAACGCCTGGAGCAGGTGGTAGAGCACCGCCACCGAGCCGGTGCCCGCGGCGAGCTTCTCGGGGGCGACGCCCAGCTTGTCCGACAGCGCGGCGTACAGCGCCGTGTTGCCCATGTCGGGGTAGCGGTTCATCCGCGCCACCGCGGCCTCGGCGGCCTCCACCACGCCCGGCAGCGGCGGGTAGGGGTTCTCGTTGGAGGACAGCTTGAAGACCTGCTGGCCGGGTCGCGGCGTCGGCGGCTTGCCGGCGACGTACGCCGGGATGGCGGCGATCGTCGCGCGGGGGGAGGGTGCCG harbors:
- the hisC gene encoding histidinol-phosphate transaminase produces the protein MSNPHDTAPSPRATIAAIPAYVAGKPPTPRPGQQVFKLSSNENPYPPLPGVVEAAEAAVARMNRYPDMGNTALYAALSDKLGVAPEKLAAGTGSVAVLYHLLQAFCEPGDEVVYAWRSFEAYPIAVSANGATSVRVPVTATGRHDLAAMAAAVTDRTRVVVVCTPNNPTGTAVSDAELRDFVAQVPPQVLVVVDEAYREFVRDEDPVDALALAAEHANVAVMRTFAKAYGLAGFRVGYLVAHPDVAAAVRACALPFGVSSVAQAAAVASLEAEEALLERVDALVAERTRVVDALARQGFEVPEAQGNFVWLPLGDRSLEFAAAAEQAGISVRPFAGDGVRVSIGEPEGNDVLLEVTAAWRSGVPVPE